From Echinicola soli, a single genomic window includes:
- a CDS encoding tetratricopeptide repeat protein: MPRKRNYQDQSCLSTLKFLFVIIFLMLGIGIHSTSLAQGSPNLGKTDRLMEMAKTSISSSEYEKANYYFRQIIESSASIPPEMPYYFAETLFELKQYDNSAKFLNKYLEINGFKAENYEAAKNLEKKLKAPLEAIAACKLCDSKGYRYQPCPTCQGDKVIQQDCSYCKGKGIVGCSRCKATGIVTKKNVFNITEYYQCSRCKGEGRLTCPRCDGSLKEVSACHTCSGFGEVHSEKLCDHQVHHEHADEKTTAQ, translated from the coding sequence GCGAAAGAGAAATTATCAGGACCAATCCTGCCTATCCACGCTAAAATTCCTTTTTGTGATCATCTTCCTAATGCTAGGGATAGGGATTCATAGCACTTCTTTGGCCCAGGGCAGTCCGAATTTAGGAAAGACCGATCGATTGATGGAAATGGCCAAAACCTCCATCTCCAGCAGCGAATATGAAAAGGCCAATTATTATTTTCGCCAGATTATTGAAAGTAGTGCTTCCATCCCACCGGAAATGCCTTACTATTTCGCTGAGACCCTTTTCGAATTAAAGCAATACGACAATAGCGCGAAATTTCTCAACAAATATTTAGAAATAAACGGCTTCAAAGCTGAAAATTACGAAGCGGCCAAAAACCTCGAAAAAAAGTTAAAAGCCCCATTGGAGGCCATTGCGGCTTGTAAGCTATGTGACTCCAAAGGCTATCGGTACCAGCCTTGTCCTACTTGCCAAGGAGACAAAGTCATCCAACAAGATTGTAGTTACTGTAAAGGAAAAGGTATCGTAGGATGCAGCCGCTGTAAAGCCACGGGCATCGTCACCAAGAAAAATGTCTTCAACATCACTGAATATTATCAATGCTCCCGATGCAAAGGGGAAGGCAGGCTCACCTGCCCACGATGCGATGGTAGCCTAAAGGAAGTCAGTGCCTGTCACACCTGCTCAGGTTTTGGTGAAGTACATTCAGAAAAGCTGTGTGATCATCAAGTGCACCATGAGCACGCTGATGAGAAAACAACTGCACAATAA
- a CDS encoding zinc ribbon domain-containing protein YjdM, with the protein MSDHIPPCPKCNSAFTYPTGISMMCPECGHEWNPETAAEEAEESLDVKDANGNPLQDGDDVVMIKNLPVKGAAHPIKAGTKVKNIRLVDGDHNIDCKIPGFGAMALKSIFVKKA; encoded by the coding sequence ATGTCTGACCATATTCCTCCTTGCCCAAAATGTAATTCAGCATTCACCTATCCTACAGGGATCTCCATGATGTGCCCTGAGTGTGGTCACGAGTGGAACCCAGAAACAGCAGCTGAGGAAGCAGAAGAAAGTTTAGATGTCAAGGATGCCAACGGAAATCCCCTCCAGGACGGCGACGATGTGGTAATGATCAAAAACCTCCCTGTAAAAGGGGCAGCCCACCCCATAAAAGCGGGCACCAAAGTAAAAAACATCCGTTTGGTGGATGGAGACCACAACATTGATTGTAAAATCCCCGGTTTTGGTGCAATGGCTTTAAAGTCCATTTTTGTAAAAAAAGCCTAG
- a CDS encoding DUF2339 domain-containing protein, with the protein MAENHEKLDILLKKLEVLLEKQEAFSKEVNQLQSEIQQLKGTTTSTAEKEKPQPNIPKTEPKLRPFREQAKSKKAALDWDFPPKPQKSKTDFEKFIGENLANKIGIIIVIIGVAIGAKYTIENHLIGPLTRIIIGYTVGIGLMGFAIKLKEKYENFSAVLLSGAMAIMYFITFAAFSFYGLIGLPVTFILMVIFTAFTVLAALHYDKQVISHIGLVGAYAVPFLLSDGSGNVGFLFSYIAIINAGILVIAIKKYWKALYYSAFGLTWVIYLVWFIFEYDRLDHFGLAMIFLAIFFILFYLAFLAYKFLQKEKFSSADIVMLLSNAFIFYALGYALLADHSEKESFLGVFTLANAIIHFLVSLPIYRRKLADRNLFYLVIGLVLIFITLAFPVQLDGNWVTLLWTGEAALLYWIGRTKQVAFYEKLAYPLMLIAFFSLIQDWSIVYGKYSFEIEANHFTPLINIHFLSSLLFLAGFGWIYWLQSKTDFSPSWKPSKGTVNIISFGIPAILLFSTFYTFLVEINAYWQQLYVRSEVVIGNIGLTTEGSVRNEDILHFKAVWAICYSLFFLSGLAFLNSKKLRSQPLGWVNLVLIAFTLLIFLASGLYALSELRVTYLDPPHPEYFVYGFGNILMRYISFVFVGIAIVAAYLYQRQPFINQPFVMEFDFGLHLTLVWALSSELIHWMDMAGWSKQYKLGLSIFWGIYALTLIGIGIWKNKKYLRIAAIALFGLTLLKLFFYDISHLDTIAKTVVFISLGILLLIISFLYNKFKHIISDETNH; encoded by the coding sequence ATGGCCGAAAATCACGAAAAGCTGGACATACTTCTCAAAAAGCTGGAAGTACTACTGGAAAAACAAGAAGCATTTTCTAAGGAAGTCAATCAGCTACAATCTGAGATCCAGCAGCTAAAAGGAACGACTACCTCCACTGCAGAAAAGGAAAAACCTCAACCCAACATCCCCAAAACGGAACCAAAACTACGTCCTTTCCGCGAGCAGGCAAAGTCAAAAAAAGCAGCTCTGGACTGGGACTTCCCCCCCAAACCTCAAAAGTCAAAAACCGACTTTGAAAAGTTTATCGGAGAAAACCTTGCCAATAAGATCGGTATTATCATTGTCATCATCGGGGTCGCCATAGGAGCCAAATACACCATTGAAAACCATCTTATTGGTCCGCTGACCAGAATTATCATTGGCTACACCGTGGGCATTGGCCTCATGGGATTTGCCATAAAGCTAAAAGAGAAATACGAAAACTTCAGTGCTGTACTGCTCAGTGGAGCCATGGCAATCATGTATTTCATTACTTTTGCAGCATTTAGTTTTTATGGCTTGATCGGGCTTCCGGTAACCTTTATACTGATGGTCATATTCACAGCCTTTACGGTTCTGGCGGCATTGCATTACGATAAGCAGGTCATCTCACACATTGGACTGGTAGGTGCCTACGCCGTCCCTTTTCTTCTCAGCGATGGATCCGGCAATGTTGGTTTTCTCTTTTCCTATATTGCTATTATCAATGCGGGGATCCTCGTCATAGCCATCAAAAAATACTGGAAAGCACTTTACTATTCCGCTTTTGGACTGACCTGGGTCATCTATTTGGTATGGTTTATTTTCGAGTATGATCGACTGGATCATTTTGGTTTGGCCATGATATTTCTGGCAATATTTTTTATACTCTTCTACCTGGCATTCCTTGCTTATAAATTCCTTCAAAAAGAAAAGTTCAGTTCAGCAGACATTGTCATGCTGTTGAGCAATGCCTTTATCTTCTACGCGCTAGGATACGCACTCCTCGCAGACCACTCCGAAAAAGAGTCGTTTCTGGGAGTGTTCACACTTGCCAATGCTATTATTCATTTCTTGGTCAGCTTGCCCATTTATAGACGAAAACTCGCCGACCGTAACCTCTTCTATTTGGTTATAGGATTAGTCTTGATCTTTATTACCCTTGCTTTCCCGGTACAGTTGGATGGCAATTGGGTAACACTGCTATGGACTGGTGAAGCCGCATTGCTATACTGGATTGGGAGAACCAAGCAGGTAGCATTTTACGAAAAATTGGCCTATCCTCTCATGCTCATCGCCTTCTTCAGCCTGATCCAAGACTGGTCTATCGTTTATGGAAAGTATTCTTTTGAAATTGAAGCTAATCATTTCACCCCACTGATCAACATTCACTTTCTATCCTCACTGCTTTTTTTAGCAGGCTTTGGATGGATCTATTGGCTGCAGTCCAAAACGGATTTCTCACCGTCGTGGAAACCATCCAAGGGGACTGTCAATATCATTTCCTTTGGGATTCCTGCCATTCTACTCTTTAGTACTTTCTACACTTTCCTTGTAGAAATCAATGCCTATTGGCAGCAGCTGTATGTAAGGTCTGAGGTGGTGATAGGAAATATAGGTTTAACTACAGAAGGATCCGTTAGAAATGAGGATATATTGCATTTTAAGGCCGTTTGGGCTATCTGCTATTCGCTGTTCTTCCTGTCGGGATTGGCGTTTTTAAATTCCAAAAAGCTCCGCAGCCAGCCACTCGGCTGGGTAAACCTGGTTTTAATCGCCTTTACCTTACTGATCTTTCTGGCCAGTGGTCTTTATGCGTTAAGTGAGCTTAGGGTGACTTATCTGGATCCACCACATCCGGAATACTTCGTTTATGGCTTTGGAAATATCCTCATGCGATATATCTCCTTTGTTTTTGTAGGTATAGCCATAGTAGCTGCTTATCTCTACCAAAGACAACCCTTTATTAATCAACCGTTTGTAATGGAATTTGATTTTGGATTACACCTAACATTAGTATGGGCACTCAGTAGTGAACTGATTCATTGGATGGATATGGCCGGATGGTCCAAGCAATATAAGCTTGGGCTCAGCATCTTTTGGGGCATTTATGCGTTGACATTGATAGGAATTGGAATCTGGAAAAATAAAAAGTACCTGCGGATCGCAGCGATCGCGCTGTTTGGCCTTACGCTGCTCAAATTGTTTTTCTATGACATCAGTCACTTGGACACCATCGCCAAAACTGTGGTATTCATTTCCCTTGGCATTTTGTTGCTGATCATCTCATTTTTGTATAACAAATTCAAGCACATTATTTCTGATGAGACCAATCATTAA
- a CDS encoding DUF3999 family protein has protein sequence MRPIIKLLIPLYLLVYQNAYGQIKNYAYMRELEGITDTWHRIPLPGELFGKVSQQLDDLRIYGITAQQDTIEAPYLLRSTAPKVDKTSIDFKTLNISQNGGHHFFTFKVADETITDHITLDFGQQNFDWKVKLHGSHDQKEWFTLLEDYRILSIKNASNDFRFTTLKFPASNYPYYQLTIPSSKKPNLQKATLERQVIAKGKLQNHQVSSIHSHQDDKTKSTHINIKLAMPVPISQVKININEDVDYYRPVTISYLSDSVKTEKGWHYRYRQLGSGVLNSLSGNQFDLSPTTLQQLLITIHNQDNAPLRVNGVEAKGFEYSLIARFTVPADYFIVYGQADATAPNYDIAQFTENIPASPKALNLKPAVSIKTTPASTTQSLFENKAWLWAIMAIIIVVLGWFSLKMIKKA, from the coding sequence ATGAGACCAATCATTAAACTCCTTATCCCCCTTTACCTGCTAGTGTACCAGAATGCTTATGGACAAATCAAAAATTACGCTTATATGCGTGAATTGGAAGGCATCACAGATACGTGGCACCGAATCCCTTTACCGGGTGAGTTGTTCGGAAAAGTCAGCCAGCAGCTAGATGATCTCCGTATTTATGGCATCACAGCACAACAGGACACGATAGAAGCCCCTTACCTGCTCAGGTCCACTGCGCCAAAAGTAGACAAAACCTCTATAGATTTCAAAACGCTAAATATCTCGCAAAATGGCGGCCATCATTTTTTCACTTTTAAAGTAGCGGATGAAACGATCACGGACCATATTACCCTTGATTTTGGCCAACAAAACTTTGACTGGAAAGTCAAGCTGCATGGGAGCCATGACCAAAAAGAATGGTTCACCTTGCTGGAAGATTACAGGATACTTTCCATCAAAAATGCTTCCAATGATTTTCGGTTTACCACCTTGAAGTTCCCCGCATCCAATTATCCTTATTATCAGCTGACCATCCCCAGCAGCAAAAAGCCCAACCTGCAAAAGGCAACGCTAGAACGACAGGTCATCGCAAAAGGAAAGCTCCAAAATCACCAAGTCAGCAGCATTCACTCCCATCAGGATGATAAAACAAAATCAACGCATATCAATATAAAACTGGCCATGCCGGTACCGATAAGTCAGGTAAAGATCAATATCAATGAAGATGTGGACTATTATCGCCCGGTCACCATAAGCTACCTTTCGGACAGTGTAAAAACAGAAAAGGGCTGGCATTATCGGTATCGGCAGTTGGGTTCTGGGGTACTCAATTCACTCTCGGGCAACCAATTTGACCTGTCTCCAACCACGTTACAGCAACTCCTCATCACCATCCACAATCAGGACAATGCCCCCCTCAGGGTAAATGGTGTAGAAGCCAAAGGATTTGAATATTCGCTGATCGCCCGCTTTACGGTGCCGGCTGATTATTTTATAGTGTATGGCCAGGCCGATGCCACTGCACCGAATTATGATATTGCCCAATTCACGGAGAATATCCCCGCTTCACCAAAAGCACTAAATCTAAAACCAGCAGTTTCCATTAAAACAACTCCTGCTTCAACTACACAATCGCTATTTGAAAATAAAGCCTGGCTTTGGGCCATAATGGCTATCATCATTGTCGTTTTGGGTTGGTTTTCGCTCAAGATGATCAAAAAGGCCTAA
- a CDS encoding succinylglutamate desuccinylase/aspartoacylase family protein, whose amino-acid sequence MPGILHAQQIKDIPLGSRRDTVVYFGKEDSLAVTVIKGKHDGPVFSMVAGVHGFEYPPIMAVQELMQKIQPEKLHGTLVILPLANEAAFYGRSVFTNPVDGKNLNRVFPGKAEGTVTEQIAYWISQEVIPVSDVFLDIHGGDASEDLLPFVCYYNRTDKPEQVALAHQLTEAANFEYNVIYPYTLAPDAPSEYAFKEAVQQGKTALSIEAGKLGSVQPVMVEMISTGVMNMLTDMGMYPSEINSSVNQKWFEAQVYLKSPSTGLFYSKIKSGDKVTKGQVLGNITNIFGEKLEDISAPSSGIVLYKVGTPPVNKGETLFCIGK is encoded by the coding sequence ATGCCAGGTATCTTGCACGCTCAACAGATTAAGGACATTCCGTTAGGAAGTAGGAGGGATACTGTGGTGTATTTTGGCAAAGAAGATTCATTGGCTGTGACCGTCATTAAAGGAAAGCATGATGGCCCGGTGTTTTCAATGGTAGCCGGTGTTCACGGTTTTGAATATCCTCCTATTATGGCCGTTCAGGAACTTATGCAAAAGATCCAACCTGAAAAACTCCACGGCACTTTGGTAATCCTTCCCTTGGCCAATGAAGCAGCATTTTATGGGCGCTCTGTCTTTACAAATCCAGTGGATGGCAAAAATCTCAACCGTGTTTTTCCCGGAAAAGCTGAAGGGACTGTTACCGAGCAGATTGCATACTGGATCAGTCAGGAAGTTATTCCCGTTTCGGATGTGTTTTTGGATATTCATGGTGGTGATGCCAGTGAGGATTTGTTGCCGTTCGTATGTTATTACAATAGAACCGACAAGCCTGAGCAAGTAGCCTTGGCGCATCAGCTTACGGAAGCTGCCAATTTTGAATACAATGTGATCTATCCCTACACCCTGGCTCCGGATGCCCCCTCGGAATACGCCTTTAAGGAGGCTGTTCAGCAAGGGAAAACGGCTTTAAGCATCGAAGCCGGAAAGTTGGGAAGTGTACAGCCTGTTATGGTCGAAATGATCAGCACGGGTGTAATGAATATGCTTACTGACATGGGAATGTACCCGTCTGAAATCAACAGTTCCGTAAATCAAAAATGGTTTGAGGCACAAGTTTATCTAAAAAGTCCTTCCACAGGGCTTTTTTATAGCAAAATAAAGAGCGGCGACAAGGTCACCAAAGGGCAGGTACTGGGTAATATCACGAATATTTTTGGAGAGAAACTGGAAGATATTTCAGCACCTTCATCGGGTATTGTGCTTTATAAAGTGGGCACACCACCCGTAAACAAAGGCGAAACGCTGTTTTGTATTGGGAAGTGA
- a CDS encoding CobW family GTP-binding protein has product MQETKINVIILTGFLGAGKTSVLNNLLILYSNQKNMVIENEFGSESVDGNLVKLKQERVFELNNGCICCSLGEELYAVLREIAELSTPPDNVFIEASGLADPGALASVFIFETISEYFVVKSVIGVVDAVLFEDSLTQVPEAGRQLAIADLILLNKEAMVANGYTKSLEQKIKHINPLSVVFPTNHGKVTKEMVAQNLTRDTQLFDYQETHPHTHSDVKSILLDFKDAVFDLGRLRSILTVSLFLHYHQIYRIKGFVRVNESKGLYLVQSVGQQLSIIPVESKKDQKPFLVVIGKGLTRKGIMKLFSKGFDHGAMSRYIGEA; this is encoded by the coding sequence ATGCAGGAAACTAAAATAAATGTCATTATCTTGACTGGCTTTCTAGGGGCTGGTAAAACATCCGTTCTTAATAACTTGCTGATCCTATACTCCAATCAAAAAAACATGGTGATTGAGAATGAGTTTGGATCAGAATCCGTAGACGGTAATTTGGTGAAATTAAAACAAGAGCGAGTATTTGAGCTTAACAATGGCTGCATTTGCTGTTCATTGGGGGAGGAGTTATATGCAGTCCTAAGGGAGATTGCCGAGCTGTCCACACCACCAGACAATGTATTCATAGAAGCTTCAGGATTGGCAGACCCCGGAGCACTGGCAAGTGTTTTTATTTTCGAAACGATTAGTGAGTATTTTGTGGTTAAGAGCGTTATAGGGGTGGTAGATGCTGTTTTATTCGAAGACAGCTTGACACAAGTGCCCGAGGCGGGAAGACAATTGGCTATTGCTGACCTGATTTTACTGAATAAGGAAGCAATGGTCGCTAATGGCTACACTAAATCCCTTGAACAGAAAATCAAGCATATAAACCCACTTTCTGTTGTATTCCCTACCAATCACGGTAAAGTAACCAAAGAGATGGTGGCACAGAATCTAACAAGGGACACTCAGTTGTTTGATTATCAAGAAACCCATCCCCATACACATAGTGATGTCAAATCCATTTTATTGGATTTTAAGGATGCCGTTTTTGATCTTGGTCGTTTGCGAAGTATCTTGACCGTGTCGCTGTTTCTTCATTATCACCAGATTTATAGGATCAAAGGCTTTGTCCGTGTCAATGAAAGTAAGGGACTTTACTTGGTACAAAGTGTGGGCCAGCAGCTTAGCATTATACCAGTTGAAAGTAAAAAGGATCAAAAGCCGTTTTTAGTAGTAATCGGAAAAGGGCTTACCAGGAAAGGAATTATGAAATTATTTTCCAAAGGCTTTGATCATGGGGCAATGTCCCGGTATATCGGTGAAGCGTAA
- the tnpA gene encoding IS200/IS605 family transposase: MGDHIFKMHNKTLLLYHLVFPLKYRKSVITDEIGSGLKQICLDISERYEVHFVEIGHEPDHVHFLVQSVPSYSVSKMITMLKSITVKELFKRFPEIKAKLWGGEFWTSGFYAKTVGQYANEEVIRAYVKDQGTEKEYKRLYTNQLTLF; the protein is encoded by the coding sequence ATGGGAGATCATATTTTCAAAATGCATAATAAGACACTATTGTTGTATCATCTGGTTTTTCCATTGAAGTACAGGAAATCAGTTATAACAGATGAAATAGGGTCAGGTTTAAAGCAAATCTGCTTGGATATTTCGGAGCGATATGAAGTACATTTTGTAGAGATAGGACACGAACCGGACCATGTTCATTTTTTAGTTCAAAGTGTTCCGAGCTATTCGGTTTCAAAAATGATAACGATGTTGAAGAGTATCACGGTAAAAGAATTGTTCAAGAGGTTTCCAGAAATCAAGGCGAAGTTATGGGGAGGGGAATTTTGGACAAGTGGATTTTACGCCAAGACAGTTGGTCAATACGCTAATGAAGAAGTGATAAGGGCTTACGTAAAGGATCAAGGAACAGAAAAAGAATACAAAAGGTTATATACAAATCAACTAACATTATTTTGA
- a CDS encoding linear amide C-N hydrolase — protein sequence MKTKHVLIVFVFFFLVRIAVPCTRVVYKGPGNLVITARSMDWKDEIPVNLWIFPRDMEREGKVGSNSLTWRSKYGSIVASSFDVATVDGMNEEGLVANILWLTESEYPSYDGKQQGLSIAAWAQYVLDNFATVDEAVQRMKKEDFVVVSSNIPGTERFATCHLSISDAKGDNAVFEYVGGKLVIHHDPSYVVMTNSPVYEQQLALNAYWERIPGTMMLPGTNNAADRFVRASYYINAIPKTADRRTAVASVFSVIRNCSVPYGISSENEPNISSTRWRTVSDQKHRVYYFESVMTPNTFWVDIKNLDFGTTSILKLALSNNETYQGDALDHFEDTEPFEFAGL from the coding sequence ATGAAGACCAAGCATGTGTTGATTGTTTTTGTTTTCTTTTTCCTGGTACGCATAGCGGTTCCATGTACACGTGTGGTGTATAAGGGGCCAGGGAATTTGGTGATTACGGCAAGGTCTATGGATTGGAAGGATGAAATTCCAGTTAACTTGTGGATTTTTCCCCGGGATATGGAGCGCGAAGGGAAGGTAGGCTCCAATTCTTTGACCTGGCGTTCCAAATACGGAAGCATAGTGGCCAGCTCATTCGATGTAGCGACTGTAGATGGGATGAACGAAGAAGGCTTAGTGGCCAATATCCTCTGGCTGACAGAATCAGAATATCCTTCCTACGATGGAAAACAACAGGGACTGTCTATAGCTGCTTGGGCACAATACGTTTTGGATAACTTTGCCACAGTAGACGAAGCTGTGCAAAGGATGAAAAAGGAGGATTTTGTGGTTGTTTCCAGTAATATTCCTGGGACGGAGAGGTTTGCTACCTGTCATTTATCCATTTCAGATGCCAAAGGAGATAATGCTGTTTTTGAGTATGTCGGAGGGAAGCTTGTCATCCATCATGATCCCTCGTATGTGGTGATGACCAATTCTCCTGTTTACGAGCAACAGTTGGCCCTGAATGCTTATTGGGAACGAATTCCAGGAACGATGATGCTGCCAGGAACCAATAATGCTGCAGATCGATTTGTCCGAGCTTCTTACTATATTAACGCCATTCCCAAAACAGCTGATAGACGAACAGCTGTTGCGAGTGTTTTTAGTGTGATCAGGAATTGTTCTGTTCCTTATGGTATATCCTCCGAAAATGAACCAAATATTTCTTCTACTAGATGGCGTACCGTTTCAGATCAAAAGCACCGGGTGTATTATTTTGAGTCTGTCATGACACCAAATACTTTTTGGGTCGATATCAAGAATCTAGATTTTGGTACTACTTCAATACTTAAACTAGCTTTGTCAAATAATGAGACCTACCAAGGAGATGCCCTGGATCATTTCGAAGACACTGAACCGTTCGAGTTTGCAGGTTTATAA
- a CDS encoding glycosyl-4,4'-diaponeurosporenoate acyltransferase CrtO family protein, whose amino-acid sequence MILITIIFPTLLSLAFSWFVGVMICHWTKGHHLYSKYGNRFLIHDRKWEKFIALKWFEKFISYFPLEYWEFKLMYGKKQDSYRLEEIKEKHFTREIEYIIALIVLTGIAIFIYFTGNTLFFYLLLTANVFGNIYPFLVHQRIRRKLNRN is encoded by the coding sequence ATGATATTAATCACCATCATTTTTCCCACCCTTCTTTCATTGGCATTTTCTTGGTTTGTAGGGGTTATGATTTGTCATTGGACCAAAGGCCATCACCTTTATTCCAAATATGGAAATCGTTTCCTGATCCATGACCGGAAATGGGAAAAGTTCATCGCCCTAAAATGGTTCGAGAAATTCATTTCTTATTTTCCATTAGAATATTGGGAGTTCAAATTGATGTATGGCAAAAAACAAGACAGCTATAGACTGGAGGAAATAAAAGAAAAGCACTTCACCCGCGAAATTGAATATATTATCGCCTTGATCGTCTTAACAGGTATTGCCATATTTATTTATTTCACCGGCAATACCCTGTTCTTTTACCTGCTCTTGACTGCCAATGTCTTTGGCAACATATACCCCTTTTTGGTCCATCAGCGCATCAGGAGGAAACTGAATAGAAACTAG